One region of Methanomassiliicoccales archaeon genomic DNA includes:
- a CDS encoding V-type ATP synthase subunit D — protein MPKLDVKPTRSELLEVKRRIKLSQAGYKILKMKRDGLILEFFKILEEAKEIRQKVNSDYEKAMEKIAIAKAVDGVIAVKSAAFALRVHPEIQLRSKNVMGLVVPQIEAVSLRAEADKRGYGLIGTSVYIDEAAKAFEDLIETIVKAAEIETTMKRLLDEIEKTKRRVNALEYKVIPELKEAQAFIALRLEEMERENIFRLKRIKQKASAEA, from the coding sequence ATGCCTAAGCTGGACGTGAAGCCGACCAGGTCCGAGCTGCTGGAAGTCAAGCGCAGGATCAAGCTCTCTCAGGCCGGCTACAAGATCCTGAAGATGAAGCGGGACGGCCTGATCCTGGAGTTCTTCAAGATCCTGGAAGAGGCGAAGGAGATAAGGCAGAAGGTGAACTCCGATTATGAGAAGGCGATGGAGAAAATCGCCATCGCCAAGGCGGTGGATGGGGTGATAGCGGTCAAATCCGCGGCTTTCGCCCTCCGCGTCCATCCGGAGATCCAGCTGCGTTCCAAGAACGTGATGGGGCTGGTGGTGCCACAGATCGAGGCTGTGAGCTTGAGAGCAGAGGCGGACAAGCGCGGCTATGGGCTCATCGGGACCTCGGTCTATATCGACGAAGCGGCCAAGGCCTTCGAGGATCTGATAGAGACGATAGTGAAGGCGGCAGAGATCGAGACCACCATGAAGCGGCTCCTGGATGAGATAGAGAAGACCAAGCGCCGAGTCAACGCCCTGGAATACAAAGTCATCCCTGAGCTGAAAGAGGCGCAGGCTTTCATAGCGCTACGGCTGGAGGAGATGGAAAGGGAGAACATCTTCCGACTTAAGCGCATCAAGCAGAAGGCGTCCGCAGAGGCGTAA
- a CDS encoding DNA-directed DNA polymerase II small subunit produces MMLAWMRDQILAELTEEGVFLSPDALEYVLAQKDPLTFVRSTLATLSQMPLVITLDDLKSSAPPLSRTSTSTSCASPRRTRDEVKILRDITGNSTCEGNIIDFARYFNDRFQTIKRILIRRRELAGCIPIPKALSLDREVRCIGLVEDVRLSKNGHIMIDIEDEEGRGLVFINKDSELAQAHVIQDEVIGVVGKVAKKGGMIVASEIIRPDIPVNGGMTPSDSSAKLAFLSDVHVGSKTFLAEKWERMSRWARTEGVREGLSYILIPGDCVDGIGIFPDQEEELEIEDVFEQYGALAERLKELPDGVQIIVQPGNHDAVRLAEPQPSLPEEIGKMFDSSVLLVGNPCYLEIEGRVILSYHGKSMDDLVSAIPGLSYNKPLEAMKEMLRRRHLAPIYGSKTQLAPEKKDYLVIDQVPDIFVTGHVHGAGVSEYRGVKLVNASTWQDQTSFQRMHNFVPDPAKVPIVDLGTGRSIIKDFNN; encoded by the coding sequence ATGATGCTAGCTTGGATGAGGGACCAGATTCTCGCAGAGCTCACCGAGGAGGGCGTGTTCCTCTCACCTGATGCCTTAGAATATGTGCTAGCTCAGAAGGACCCCCTCACCTTCGTGCGCAGCACGCTTGCCACTCTATCGCAGATGCCCCTAGTCATCACCTTGGATGACCTAAAGTCCTCAGCACCACCCTTGTCAAGAACCTCGACATCTACCAGCTGCGCATCGCCCAGAAGAACGCGAGACGAGGTGAAGATCCTGAGGGATATTACCGGCAACTCCACCTGCGAAGGCAACATTATAGATTTCGCCCGTTACTTCAATGACCGATTCCAGACCATAAAACGCATCCTCATACGAAGGAGAGAATTAGCGGGATGCATCCCCATTCCCAAGGCCCTTAGCCTCGACAGAGAGGTGCGTTGCATCGGGCTGGTGGAGGACGTCCGCCTCTCGAAGAACGGGCACATTATGATAGATATCGAGGATGAGGAGGGGAGGGGTCTGGTTTTCATCAACAAGGACTCCGAGCTCGCCCAGGCTCATGTGATCCAGGACGAAGTTATCGGGGTGGTAGGGAAGGTGGCCAAGAAAGGGGGGATGATCGTGGCCAGTGAGATAATACGTCCCGATATCCCCGTGAACGGGGGGATGACGCCCTCCGATTCCAGCGCTAAACTCGCCTTTCTTTCCGATGTTCATGTGGGGAGCAAGACCTTTCTTGCCGAGAAATGGGAGAGGATGAGCCGTTGGGCGCGTACCGAAGGCGTGCGAGAAGGATTGAGCTATATCTTGATTCCAGGAGACTGCGTGGACGGTATCGGCATCTTCCCCGACCAAGAGGAGGAGTTGGAGATCGAGGATGTATTCGAGCAATACGGAGCGCTGGCGGAGAGGCTGAAGGAGCTTCCAGATGGCGTTCAGATAATAGTGCAGCCGGGGAATCATGACGCGGTGCGCCTGGCCGAGCCGCAGCCTTCCTTGCCAGAGGAGATAGGGAAGATGTTCGATTCATCGGTGTTGTTGGTCGGTAATCCTTGTTACCTGGAGATAGAGGGCAGAGTGATCCTATCCTATCACGGCAAGAGCATGGACGATCTCGTGAGCGCGATCCCTGGTCTTTCCTACAATAAGCCCTTGGAAGCTATGAAAGAGATGCTGCGCAGAAGGCATCTGGCCCCCATATACGGCAGCAAGACTCAATTGGCCCCGGAAAAGAAGGATTACCTGGTCATCGATCAGGTGCCTGACATCTTCGTCACGGGTCATGTACACGGCGCCGGCGTCTCGGAATACCGAGGGGTGAAACTAGTGAATGCCTCCACCTGGCAGGATCAGACCTCTTTCCAGCGCATGCATAACTTCGTACCCGACCCGGCCAAGGTGCCTATCGTGGATTTGGGCACAGGTAGGTCCATCATCAAGGACTTCAACAACTAA
- a CDS encoding RNA-binding domain-containing protein: MPQVIIIAKCYPTEDPDKLRKAILNIFPLSQPELYEGEMRAETEDLSRFMELIRNHRILDSTRQVMLKGIEGNSTRFTLNKQAAFVGKVSFLEERVALGGISVIIEDDELQALIDRVAPVTVNGEEVKR, from the coding sequence ATGCCCCAGGTCATCATCATCGCCAAATGCTATCCTACCGAGGATCCAGACAAGCTGCGAAAGGCTATCCTCAACATCTTTCCCTTGAGTCAGCCTGAGCTCTATGAGGGGGAGATGAGGGCAGAGACGGAAGACCTGTCTCGCTTCATGGAGCTGATCCGTAACCACCGGATCCTCGATTCCACGCGGCAGGTGATGCTCAAAGGCATAGAGGGCAATAGTACCAGATTCACTCTGAACAAGCAGGCCGCCTTTGTAGGTAAGGTGAGCTTTTTGGAAGAGAGGGTAGCCCTAGGTGGCATCAGCGTTATCATAGAGGATGACGAGCTGCAAGCCCTGATAGACCGTGTCGCCCCTGTAACAGTCAACGGTGAGGAGGTAAAGAGATGA
- a CDS encoding sugar phosphate isomerase/epimerase family protein — translation MIAVSAPVLSQLDFDEAFAHVSKEFDAWEIVGEGRHSLPDLVYQFLDASSCYDLKFSAHAPLSDINIGSLNERVREASLREIVNAIRSAHRMNIGILTVHPGFFSPAGMLDRHKVIHTTLESLSYIEKVSQDMGVRVALENMPNMGPLTMGRTPEELLQLLSSFDIDICFDIGHAHTMNAIESFLPLKKRFINVHIHDNLGERDQHLPIGEGSIDFKSVLEGLSGYQGRYVIEARSFKEAVLSRDRLRTLMSTI, via the coding sequence ATGATAGCCGTTTCCGCGCCAGTACTTTCACAGCTAGACTTTGATGAGGCTTTCGCCCACGTCAGCAAGGAATTCGATGCCTGGGAGATAGTGGGGGAAGGAAGGCACTCCCTTCCTGATTTAGTGTATCAGTTCTTAGACGCCAGCTCATGCTATGATCTTAAGTTCTCCGCTCATGCCCCCCTGAGTGACATTAACATCGGCTCTCTTAATGAGAGAGTGAGGGAAGCCTCGCTCAGGGAGATAGTCAACGCCATCCGCTCCGCCCACCGCATGAACATAGGTATCCTCACAGTTCACCCTGGCTTCTTCTCCCCTGCAGGCATGCTTGACCGGCATAAGGTAATCCATACCACATTGGAATCCCTTTCCTACATAGAGAAGGTCTCTCAGGACATGGGCGTGAGGGTAGCGTTGGAGAACATGCCTAATATGGGACCCTTGACCATGGGAAGGACGCCAGAGGAGCTTCTGCAACTGCTGTCCTCCTTCGACATCGATATTTGCTTTGACATCGGCCATGCACATACCATGAATGCCATCGAGTCCTTCCTCCCCCTCAAGAAGCGGTTCATCAATGTCCACATCCATGACAATCTCGGAGAGCGGGATCAGCATCTTCCGATTGGTGAGGGCAGCATTGATTTCAAGAGCGTGCTCGAGGGCCTATCTGGTTATCAGGGAAGGTATGTCATAGAGGCGCGCAGCTTCAAGGAAGCGGTGCTGTCGCGCGATCGTCTGCGAACGCTCATGAGCACCATCTAA
- a CDS encoding CPBP family glutamic-type intramembrane protease: MSGMVASRYCPGCGRSLLESDLFCPYCGRPLGMWPAGQIVTTPPPVYNPTPLKETIIMAGRAVTCIALAALFVLLVVNVIILLWSPTEVLPQTTDPQNGNALFLIIPWYNPLLILFEVSGWSFALYHILLVLAITASFVWMAVRSYDKFKKEITLAKPSGGHSPLWIIGTIFFAVLSFNSIYALLLIWMGVEVSSPSFDTKELWQLLNGFASASVWEELIARVLYIGLPLLLIEVVTGKSNGRPLWRYFTGGGFEIGGKEMALIWASAGIFGLGHLVYWDSWKIVPTWIAGIAFGYLFLRLGLYSCIMLHFTVDYLTIPLDVSGEALLVTLALGLLILFWDVVGVAWLLLYSHRTWRYLKGADVVRAKMPLRSDAPLATGASPTYPGEGRGHGQKAVSRAPPLPIRPAVNRGFYSCAKCGNTAARLVGDKLECTRCGNKE; this comes from the coding sequence ATGAGCGGAATGGTTGCCTCAAGATATTGTCCAGGCTGTGGAAGGTCCCTTTTGGAGAGTGACCTTTTCTGTCCCTATTGCGGCCGGCCTTTAGGTATGTGGCCAGCAGGGCAGATTGTTACTACCCCTCCACCAGTATACAATCCGACGCCTCTAAAGGAAACTATAATAATGGCTGGAAGGGCTGTGACGTGCATCGCCCTGGCCGCATTGTTCGTCCTTTTGGTGGTGAACGTCATAATCCTACTCTGGAGCCCCACCGAGGTGCTTCCTCAGACCACTGACCCTCAGAACGGTAACGCTTTGTTCCTCATCATTCCCTGGTACAATCCCTTACTCATCCTCTTCGAGGTGTCAGGCTGGTCCTTCGCCCTATATCACATCCTCCTGGTCCTGGCCATCACGGCCTCGTTCGTGTGGATGGCAGTGCGCAGCTATGATAAATTCAAGAAAGAGATCACCCTGGCAAAACCTTCTGGGGGTCATAGCCCTTTGTGGATCATAGGGACGATCTTTTTCGCCGTCCTCTCTTTCAATTCCATATACGCCCTGCTTTTGATCTGGATGGGAGTTGAGGTCAGCTCCCCCAGCTTCGACACCAAGGAGCTGTGGCAGCTCCTGAACGGCTTCGCCAGCGCTTCGGTCTGGGAGGAGTTGATCGCCCGGGTGCTGTATATCGGCCTGCCCCTTCTACTCATCGAGGTGGTCACGGGCAAAAGCAATGGGCGCCCCCTTTGGCGTTACTTCACCGGCGGAGGCTTTGAGATAGGGGGTAAGGAAATGGCTCTGATTTGGGCCTCGGCGGGTATATTCGGACTAGGGCATCTCGTCTATTGGGATTCCTGGAAGATTGTGCCCACTTGGATAGCGGGAATAGCCTTTGGATACCTATTCCTACGCCTCGGACTCTATTCCTGCATCATGCTGCATTTCACGGTGGATTACCTTACGATACCGTTGGATGTCAGCGGCGAGGCCCTTTTGGTCACTCTCGCGTTGGGCCTGCTGATATTGTTCTGGGACGTGGTGGGAGTGGCTTGGCTGCTGCTCTATTCGCATCGTACCTGGCGCTATCTAAAGGGCGCCGACGTGGTGAGAGCTAAGATGCCTCTGCGCTCAGATGCCCCTTTAGCCACAGGCGCCTCACCTACCTATCCAGGAGAAGGGCGAGGTCATGGGCAAAAGGCGGTTTCCCGAGCACCGCCCCTACCAATCAGACCGGCCGTTAATAGAGGGTTCTACAGCTGCGCCAAATGCGGCAACACCGCGGCCAGGTTGGTAGGTGACAAGCTGGAGTGCACGCGTTGCGGGAACAAGGAATAG